In Anaerobacillus isosaccharinicus, one genomic interval encodes:
- a CDS encoding ABC transporter permease, with protein MRLIQKAEQHFNMWALLSLVFIFIILIPNLLIGFNLFTEPTENWAHIKEYLLKDYIYNSVVLIIFTAMLTMIIGTSLAWIIINYRFPLRNFFKWGLILPLAIPAYIGAYTYQGILNYSGTIQSTLRNTFDIHVTSQKLFNIMNIPGAIFIFTIFLYPYVYVITKGFLENQSSSMFENARLLGGGPFTIFFRAGLPLSRAAITGGVVLVILEVLNDYGVVSYFGIQTFSTAIFRTWYGMKDLDSALKLAGILMFIVIIVLVLERIIRGRKSYGYSSANFRPIEAQPLKGTSKWIAFAYCSVIFLIAFLIPVTQLIHWSIMTFDRIFSPEFLKLIYNSVFVAFIASSIIVFIALIVGNYTRLHKGIFPKVASRVITLGYSIPGAAIAIAVITIFVAFDGFMRSFSEYFNWNSAVVLRTTLVMLTSAYIIRFLAVGYNAIEAGFEKIGSSFTEASRGLGSSTLKTFFRVDIPMLRGAIFGGFILVFVDILKELPLTLFLQPFNFSTLATQAFRYANDEMVQEAALASILIIIVSAICIFYFHKVLDKEKS; from the coding sequence ATGAGACTTATACAGAAAGCAGAACAGCATTTTAATATGTGGGCATTGCTTAGTCTAGTATTTATTTTTATCATATTAATTCCTAATCTACTAATAGGGTTTAATCTTTTTACAGAGCCAACTGAAAACTGGGCCCATATAAAAGAGTATTTATTAAAGGACTATATTTATAATAGTGTAGTCCTTATTATCTTTACAGCCATGTTGACGATGATTATCGGGACAAGCTTGGCGTGGATTATCATAAATTACCGTTTCCCATTAAGAAATTTCTTTAAATGGGGCTTGATATTACCTTTGGCAATTCCAGCTTACATTGGTGCCTACACCTACCAAGGTATTTTAAATTATTCCGGAACTATTCAATCAACACTTCGTAATACATTTGATATACATGTCACGAGTCAGAAACTCTTTAATATTATGAATATTCCAGGTGCAATTTTTATCTTTACGATATTTTTATACCCATATGTTTATGTAATAACTAAAGGTTTTTTGGAAAATCAATCTTCTTCCATGTTTGAGAATGCTAGATTATTAGGCGGTGGGCCTTTTACAATCTTTTTTCGTGCCGGATTGCCGCTATCAAGAGCAGCGATTACAGGTGGAGTAGTTCTTGTCATTTTAGAGGTATTAAATGATTATGGAGTTGTAAGTTATTTTGGAATTCAAACGTTTAGTACAGCTATATTTCGAACTTGGTATGGAATGAAAGACCTTGACTCGGCATTAAAATTAGCAGGGATTCTTATGTTTATCGTTATTATTGTTTTAGTTCTCGAAAGAATTATACGAGGCAGAAAAAGTTACGGCTATTCTTCTGCAAATTTTCGACCAATTGAAGCTCAACCATTAAAAGGTACTAGTAAATGGATTGCTTTCGCCTATTGTTCTGTTATTTTCTTAATAGCATTTCTTATTCCTGTTACACAATTAATCCACTGGAGCATCATGACTTTCGACAGGATTTTTAGTCCTGAATTTCTTAAACTAATCTATAACTCTGTTTTTGTTGCATTTATTGCTTCGTCGATTATTGTATTCATTGCACTAATTGTAGGTAACTACACTCGCTTGCATAAAGGGATTTTTCCTAAGGTGGCGTCAAGAGTAATCACCCTTGGCTATTCCATTCCTGGAGCAGCAATTGCAATTGCTGTCATTACAATATTTGTAGCGTTTGATGGATTTATGAGGTCATTTTCAGAGTATTTTAATTGGAATTCAGCGGTTGTATTACGAACAACCCTTGTGATGCTTACTTCTGCATATATTATTCGCTTTTTAGCAGTCGGTTATAATGCTATAGAAGCTGGTTTTGAAAAAATTGGTTCAAGTTTTACAGAAGCATCGAGAGGCCTTGGGTCTTCAACATTAAAAACCTTTTTTAGAGTAGATATTCCGATGTTAAGAGGAGCCATATTTGGCGGGTTTATTCTCGTTTTTGTTGACATATTAAAGGAGCTACCATTAACATTATTCTTACAACCATTTAACTTCTCGACACTTGCTACTCAAGCGTTTAGATATGCGAATGATGAAATGGTGCAAGAAGCAGCTTTAGCATCAATTTTAATAATTATAGTTAGTGCTATATGTATATTTTATTTCCATAAAGTTTTGGATAAAGAGAAATCATAA
- a CDS encoding rhomboid family intramembrane serine protease, producing MFVRNESFGSFIRSYPIVSGIVAIHLILFLWMFLFWSFGGYIIYALGLGINSAVAQGELWRLVTPIFMHVSPGHFLFNSFALVLFGPALERLLGKGRFISFYLLAGILANIATYYIGGLGYSPHLGASGAIYGLFGIYLYMTLYRKDLIDRDNSQLIITILVIGLIMTFVNARINVYAHIFGFIAGFALAPVFLTKIKRYTPQYQHVFDNDEISFNPNRWKKRRLSPNMKKKLLWVLFALFVMIGLFYR from the coding sequence ATGTTTGTAAGAAATGAAAGTTTCGGTTCATTCATCCGTTCTTATCCTATAGTCTCTGGAATTGTAGCCATCCATTTAATTTTGTTTTTATGGATGTTCTTGTTTTGGTCTTTTGGTGGATATATCATTTATGCACTAGGGCTCGGTATTAATTCAGCTGTAGCTCAAGGTGAATTATGGCGGTTAGTAACACCCATTTTTATGCATGTTTCACCAGGACATTTTTTATTTAACTCATTTGCTTTAGTCTTGTTTGGACCAGCATTAGAGCGACTACTTGGAAAAGGACGATTTATTTCCTTTTATTTGTTAGCAGGGATTTTAGCTAATATTGCTACCTATTACATTGGGGGCCTTGGATACTCTCCTCATCTAGGTGCATCAGGAGCTATTTACGGACTTTTCGGCATCTATTTATATATGACTCTATACCGCAAAGACTTAATTGATCGTGACAACTCTCAACTTATCATTACAATTCTCGTAATCGGTTTAATTATGACGTTCGTTAATGCAAGAATTAACGTTTATGCTCATATCTTTGGCTTTATTGCCGGATTTGCCTTAGCTCCTGTTTTCTTAACTAAAATTAAAAGATACACACCACAGTATCAGCACGTATTTGATAATGACGAAATATCCTTTAATCCTAACCGTTGGAAAAAGCGACGATTAAGCCCTAATATGAAAAAAAAGCTCCTTTGGGTTCTTTTTGCACTTTTTGTCATGATCGGACTTTTCTACCGCTAA
- the acpS gene encoding holo-ACP synthase encodes MINGIGIDIVELVRIRGAMERHQSFVTRILTTKEQTIFHKLTDNRKVEFLAGRFAAKEAFAKAAGTGIGKQLSWQDVEITPDINGKPKIISKITLGKIHLSISHSKEYAVANVIIEKM; translated from the coding sequence ATGATTAATGGTATTGGGATCGATATAGTAGAATTAGTGCGCATAAGGGGAGCGATGGAAAGACATCAATCCTTTGTTACGAGAATTTTAACAACAAAGGAACAAACAATTTTTCATAAGCTAACAGATAATCGAAAGGTTGAGTTTCTTGCAGGTCGCTTTGCCGCTAAGGAAGCCTTTGCTAAAGCCGCCGGTACTGGAATTGGAAAGCAACTTTCCTGGCAGGATGTAGAGATTACCCCAGATATAAATGGCAAACCTAAAATAATTTCAAAAATAACACTCGGAAAAATACACCTTTCAATTTCACACAGTAAAGAATATGCAGTCGCGAATGTAATCATTGAGAAAATGTAA
- a CDS encoding NAD(P)H-hydrate dehydratase, which yields MVTGEEMRQIDRYAIEEIGLKEELLMENAGQAFVNEITSLLDKKTAKIAVLIGAGNNGGDGFVISRSLLEKGYHVDVWLIPPLEKVKGAARYHMDVYLKSGFGLISYHTIANEGFMQQLTNYSHVIDALLGTGFKGTLRSPYKEIIEQVNKSNCSVFTVDLPSGITADGTDVETLMAIKASHTISFQCPKLSSFIYPPREFYGNLSIVDIGIPKLAVIKVSSKRHLWTEEDVTRTLPVRRPSSHKGSHGKGLIIAGSKSMTGAPILTTRACHRLGAGLVTLATPCSAHPAIASQLIEATFHLCPSKNGEIDDLNISNDVLEKRYDAIAIGPGLGRNNNGFFIEALIKGYHKPLIIDADGLYYLKYFLPGLLVRKQVTILTPHLGEFAYLTNESIKMIEKNRFQLSKEFAEKYGVYLVLKGPYTIVTTPEGHQFINTTGNSSLAKGGTGDVLTGMVLALIMQQKDVQMAISNATFLHGRAADYLTENGWNSLSVVASDLVNVLPQVLDQLQNS from the coding sequence GTGGTAACTGGTGAAGAAATGCGCCAAATCGATCGCTATGCCATTGAAGAAATTGGGTTAAAAGAAGAGTTACTAATGGAAAACGCTGGGCAAGCGTTTGTTAATGAGATTACTAGTTTGTTAGATAAGAAGACAGCTAAAATTGCTGTTCTCATTGGTGCCGGAAATAACGGTGGTGATGGTTTTGTTATTTCTAGGTCTTTGTTAGAGAAAGGCTATCATGTGGATGTATGGCTTATTCCGCCTTTAGAAAAGGTGAAAGGCGCGGCACGCTACCATATGGATGTTTACTTAAAATCAGGGTTTGGGTTGATCAGCTATCATACAATTGCTAATGAAGGTTTCATGCAACAACTAACCAACTACTCTCACGTTATTGATGCGCTCCTTGGAACGGGGTTTAAAGGAACGTTACGTTCACCGTATAAGGAGATTATTGAACAAGTGAATAAAAGTAATTGTTCAGTTTTTACTGTCGATCTACCAAGTGGTATTACAGCAGATGGCACAGACGTAGAAACTCTCATGGCGATTAAAGCTAGCCATACGATTAGCTTTCAATGCCCAAAGCTAAGTAGCTTTATTTATCCACCTAGAGAGTTTTATGGAAACCTTTCTATTGTTGATATTGGGATACCGAAGCTTGCTGTTATCAAAGTATCAAGTAAACGCCATCTTTGGACTGAAGAGGATGTCACTCGGACGTTGCCGGTAAGAAGGCCATCATCACATAAAGGAAGTCATGGTAAGGGGCTCATTATTGCAGGTTCAAAGTCTATGACTGGAGCGCCAATATTAACAACGAGAGCTTGCCACCGATTAGGAGCAGGGCTAGTAACTTTAGCTACCCCATGTTCAGCACATCCAGCAATTGCAAGTCAGCTAATTGAAGCTACTTTTCACCTTTGTCCATCTAAAAATGGCGAAATTGACGATTTGAACATATCTAACGATGTTCTCGAGAAAAGATACGATGCCATTGCAATAGGTCCTGGTTTAGGTAGAAATAATAATGGTTTTTTTATCGAAGCTTTAATAAAAGGCTATCATAAACCGTTAATCATCGATGCGGATGGACTTTATTATTTGAAATACTTCCTGCCAGGTTTGCTCGTAAGAAAGCAAGTAACGATTTTAACGCCTCACTTAGGTGAGTTTGCTTACTTAACGAATGAGTCTATTAAAATGATCGAGAAAAATCGTTTTCAACTGTCAAAAGAATTCGCCGAAAAGTATGGTGTGTATCTTGTGTTAAAAGGGCCTTACACCATTGTAACGACACCGGAAGGGCATCAGTTCATTAATACAACTGGTAATTCATCTTTAGCAAAAGGTGGAACTGGAGATGTCCTAACAGGGATGGTGTTAGCTTTAATTATGCAACAAAAAGACGTGCAAATGGCCATTAGTAATGCAACCTTTCTTCATGGCAGAGCTGCGGATTATTTAACCGAAAATGGATGGAACTCTTTAAGTGTAGTCGCATCCGATTTAGTTAATGTTTTGCCGCAAGTTTTGGATCAACTTCAAAACAGTTAG
- a CDS encoding outer membrane lipoprotein-sorting protein, with amino-acid sequence MKKITSVIFSCILLLGLLAACGEKTQEDIIEELGEKIKNMTGYKAEAVMTLETGKDPQSYEVEIWHKQPTYYRVALNNAKKDQSQIILRNDEGVFVLTPALNKSFRFQSDWPENNSQVYLYESLANDILMDPERTFTATDDHYIFQTKTNYANKNLQQQEITLNKKDLTPVSAKIMDVELNILVTVEFNDFQLNANFNDGDFDMDRNMTGAQLESLPAMAQESGEPLVPTFPMYVPDGTMLNDSKEVSIDEGTRIILSYTGPKNFTLIQQKSRVQQASIPMHVADGEPVDLGFTIGALSSEGQISSLNWSYDGVDYFLASKDLDQEEMLSIARSVFGTHVK; translated from the coding sequence ATGAAAAAAATCACTTCAGTTATATTCTCGTGTATATTACTTCTTGGATTACTAGCAGCTTGTGGCGAGAAAACGCAAGAAGATATCATTGAAGAACTAGGTGAAAAAATAAAAAATATGACAGGCTATAAAGCTGAAGCTGTTATGACTTTAGAAACTGGAAAAGATCCTCAAAGTTATGAAGTGGAAATTTGGCACAAACAACCGACATATTATCGTGTCGCTTTAAATAACGCCAAAAAAGATCAAAGTCAAATCATTTTAAGAAATGACGAAGGTGTATTTGTCTTAACACCAGCTTTAAACAAAAGCTTCCGTTTCCAAAGTGACTGGCCAGAAAATAATAGCCAAGTATATTTATATGAGTCTCTCGCTAATGATATTTTAATGGATCCAGAAAGAACATTTACAGCAACTGACGATCACTATATTTTCCAAACGAAAACAAACTATGCGAATAAAAATTTACAACAACAAGAAATTACTTTAAATAAAAAAGATCTAACACCAGTTTCAGCAAAAATAATGGATGTTGAATTAAACATTTTAGTAACAGTAGAATTCAATGACTTCCAACTAAATGCTAACTTTAATGATGGCGACTTCGATATGGATCGTAACATGACGGGTGCTCAATTAGAGAGTCTCCCAGCTATGGCTCAAGAAAGTGGAGAACCATTAGTTCCGACTTTCCCAATGTACGTGCCTGATGGAACCATGTTAAACGATTCAAAAGAAGTAAGCATTGATGAAGGGACTCGTATTATTCTATCTTATACAGGTCCTAAGAACTTTACACTAATTCAACAAAAGAGTAGAGTGCAGCAAGCGAGTATTCCGATGCATGTTGCTGATGGAGAGCCTGTTGATTTAGGCTTTACAATTGGTGCTCTATCTAGTGAAGGACAAATTAGTTCTCTGAATTGGTCATATGATGGGGTAGACTACTTCTTAGCTTCTAAAGACTTAGACCAAGAAGAAATGCTTTCGATTGCAAGATCTGTATTTGGAACGCATGTCAAATAA
- the alr gene encoding alanine racemase: MENLNGFYRDTWVEVNLDAIEHNIKSIKNNLTDDVKIMAAVKANGYGHGAVQVAKTALAAGASYLGVAILDEAIALRKEGITEPILVLGWVRPSDINLAAENDLVLTVFQREWLEEAKKHLKSNLNCVFHLKIDTGMGRIGIRTKNEGKAVIDYINETNQFLLQGVYTHFATSDEKNLDYFQLQYNRFLEMLDWLKAYGVDVPYIHCGNSAATIRFPSKMFTMARVGISMYGLKPSSEMEDEIPFALKEAFSLHSNIIHVKEVNSNEGISYGATYKTKEVEWIATIPIGYADGWLRQNSSCGVVLVDGERCPIVGRVCMDQLMIKLNKKVAVGTKVTLIGEQLEEIISVDEVADRLGTINYEIPCMISYRVPRVYFKNGEIITINNKVF; this comes from the coding sequence TTGGAGAACTTGAACGGTTTTTATCGAGATACATGGGTAGAAGTTAATCTTGATGCCATTGAACATAACATTAAATCAATAAAGAACAATTTAACTGACGATGTGAAAATAATGGCTGCTGTTAAAGCCAACGGTTATGGTCACGGGGCGGTTCAAGTCGCAAAAACGGCATTGGCAGCTGGAGCTTCTTATTTAGGAGTAGCGATACTAGATGAAGCCATTGCGTTACGCAAGGAAGGAATAACCGAACCTATTTTAGTTCTTGGTTGGGTTAGACCAAGTGACATTAATTTGGCCGCAGAAAACGATTTAGTTTTAACCGTTTTTCAGAGAGAGTGGCTAGAGGAAGCGAAAAAACACCTTAAATCCAACTTGAATTGTGTATTTCATTTGAAAATTGACACAGGCATGGGCAGAATTGGAATAAGAACGAAAAATGAAGGAAAAGCTGTAATTGATTACATTAATGAAACTAACCAATTTTTATTACAAGGTGTATATACACATTTTGCCACATCGGATGAGAAAAATTTAGATTATTTTCAGTTGCAGTATAACCGTTTTTTAGAGATGTTAGACTGGCTAAAGGCATATGGAGTCGATGTCCCATACATTCATTGTGGTAATAGTGCAGCAACCATTAGATTCCCTTCAAAAATGTTTACAATGGCAAGGGTTGGGATTTCTATGTATGGTCTTAAGCCTTCTAGCGAGATGGAGGATGAAATTCCCTTTGCCTTAAAAGAGGCTTTTTCGCTCCACAGCAATATTATTCATGTTAAAGAAGTAAATAGTAATGAAGGAATTAGTTATGGGGCAACATATAAAACGAAAGAAGTAGAATGGATTGCAACAATTCCCATTGGTTATGCTGATGGCTGGCTGCGACAAAATAGTTCTTGTGGCGTTGTCCTAGTTGATGGAGAACGTTGTCCTATCGTTGGTAGGGTATGTATGGACCAACTAATGATTAAACTGAATAAAAAAGTAGCTGTTGGGACAAAAGTAACTTTAATTGGAGAGCAATTGGAAGAAATAATTTCTGTTGATGAAGTGGCAGATCGACTTGGAACAATAAACTATGAAATTCCTTGTATGATCAGTTATCGGGTCCCCAGAGTTTACTTTAAAAATGGGGAAATAATTACAATAAATAATAAAGTTTTTTAA
- a CDS encoding CopG family ribbon-helix-helix protein: MSANTKRITVSLPQHLLNEVDGLIKRENVNRSEFISQATKEYLREKKKRQIRETMQQGYMEMAKINLNIAAEAFLAEEEAEHTRTLDLVSGV; encoded by the coding sequence GTGTCTGCTAACACAAAGAGAATCACGGTGAGCTTACCACAACATTTATTAAATGAGGTTGATGGCTTGATTAAACGAGAAAATGTTAACCGAAGTGAATTTATTTCCCAAGCTACAAAAGAATACCTTCGTGAAAAGAAGAAACGTCAAATTCGCGAAACGATGCAACAGGGTTATATGGAAATGGCTAAAATTAATTTGAATATTGCTGCTGAAGCTTTTCTTGCGGAAGAGGAAGCGGAGCACACACGCACACTAGACTTAGTTAGTGGGGTGTAA
- a CDS encoding type II toxin-antitoxin system PemK/MazF family toxin translates to MVVKRGDVYFADLSPVVGSEQGGVRPVLIIQNDIGNRFSPTVIVAAITAQIQKAKLPTHVEINAKRYGFDRDSVILLEQVRTIDKQRLTDKITHLDDDMMSRVNEALQISLGLIDF, encoded by the coding sequence ATTGTTGTAAAACGTGGCGACGTTTATTTTGCTGATCTCTCACCAGTTGTCGGTTCAGAGCAGGGGGGAGTAAGGCCAGTTCTCATCATTCAAAATGATATCGGAAATCGGTTTAGCCCAACAGTCATCGTCGCAGCAATTACAGCTCAGATTCAGAAGGCCAAACTACCAACACATGTTGAAATTAATGCAAAGCGTTATGGCTTTGATCGGGATTCTGTTATCTTGTTAGAACAAGTTCGTACAATTGATAAACAACGTCTAACTGATAAAATTACTCATTTAGATGACGACATGATGTCCCGAGTTAATGAGGCACTACAGATTAGTTTAGGACTAATTGATTTTTAA
- a CDS encoding RsbT co-antagonist protein RsbRA — translation MKPSVVRLIEAKRDIIFDNWIKETEEIKREANFENISDYVYTTTNKEFVEIILNALSHGQELFDEHFSQFTEGLIQVGWPLSYLTTGLQTFRKVMLDTLYDDDEAKLKEIEVYYEVSMWVDQIVNTLVNEYSGSWENTVFLQKMALKELSAPLIPVFEDISVMPLIGTIDTERAKLIMENLLSGVIEHRSEVVLIDITGVPVVDTMVANHIIQASEAVRLVGAKCILVGIRPEIAQTIVNLGIDLTKFPTKNTLKKGIETALEMTNKKIVTL, via the coding sequence GTGAAACCATCTGTAGTAAGACTGATTGAAGCAAAACGTGACATTATTTTTGATAATTGGATAAAAGAAACTGAAGAAATTAAAAGAGAAGCTAATTTTGAAAATATATCCGACTACGTATACACAACGACCAATAAGGAATTCGTGGAAATTATCTTGAATGCCCTAAGTCATGGGCAAGAGTTATTTGATGAGCACTTTAGTCAATTCACAGAAGGGTTGATACAAGTTGGTTGGCCTCTATCTTATTTAACGACAGGGCTTCAAACATTTAGAAAAGTCATGTTAGATACTTTATATGATGATGATGAAGCAAAGTTAAAGGAGATCGAGGTTTATTATGAAGTTAGTATGTGGGTAGATCAAATTGTGAATACCCTTGTTAATGAGTACTCTGGATCGTGGGAGAACACGGTTTTCCTACAAAAAATGGCGTTGAAAGAACTGTCAGCTCCATTAATACCAGTATTTGAGGATATTAGTGTTATGCCACTCATCGGAACAATTGATACGGAAAGAGCGAAGTTAATTATGGAAAATCTATTGAGCGGTGTTATTGAGCATCGTTCAGAAGTAGTTCTTATAGATATTACAGGTGTTCCTGTTGTTGATACGATGGTTGCTAATCATATTATCCAAGCGTCTGAAGCTGTTCGTTTAGTTGGTGCAAAGTGTATTTTAGTTGGAATTAGACCTGAAATTGCCCAAACAATTGTTAATTTAGGAATTGATTTAACGAAGTTCCCTACGAAAAACACGTTAAAAAAGGGAATTGAAACAGCTTTAGAAATGACAAATAAAAAGATCGTTACGCTTTAG
- a CDS encoding STAS domain-containing protein, which yields MRIPILKLKDYLLVSVQIELDDKTALQFQEDILNKIHDVGARGVVIDLTSVDFIDSFIAKVLGDVVDMSNLMGAKVVLTGIQPAVAITLVDMGIVLHGVTTALDLEQGLDKLQQELEG from the coding sequence ATGAGAATTCCTATTTTAAAATTAAAAGATTATTTACTAGTTTCAGTTCAGATTGAATTAGATGATAAGACCGCTTTACAATTTCAAGAAGATATTTTAAATAAAATTCATGATGTTGGGGCTCGTGGTGTTGTTATCGATCTTACTTCGGTTGATTTTATTGATTCTTTTATTGCTAAGGTTTTAGGAGATGTAGTAGATATGTCAAATTTAATGGGTGCCAAAGTAGTTCTGACGGGAATTCAACCCGCTGTTGCCATAACATTAGTTGACATGGGAATTGTCTTACATGGGGTTACAACTGCCTTAGATTTAGAGCAAGGGTTGGATAAATTACAGCAGGAATTGGAGGGGTGA
- a CDS encoding anti-sigma regulatory factor has product MSQTCVEVKSEWSIVAARQAGRTLAKEIGFGSVDQARITTAISELARNIYLYAKRGQICIEKVVLLNKVGIKVTALDHGPGIKDIRKVMEDGFTTSGGLGAGLPGVKRLMDEFSIDSTVGEGTTINAIKWIR; this is encoded by the coding sequence ATGTCCCAAACCTGTGTAGAGGTTAAAAGTGAATGGAGTATCGTAGCCGCTAGACAAGCTGGAAGAACATTGGCAAAGGAAATTGGTTTCGGTTCTGTGGATCAAGCAAGAATTACCACAGCGATATCTGAGCTTGCTAGAAATATATATTTATATGCTAAAAGAGGCCAGATTTGTATTGAAAAAGTGGTCCTTTTAAATAAGGTAGGAATAAAGGTAACGGCTCTAGACCATGGTCCTGGAATTAAAGATATCCGTAAAGTAATGGAAGATGGCTTTACTACTTCTGGGGGATTAGGCGCTGGTTTGCCAGGTGTGAAGCGGTTAATGGATGAATTTTCAATCGATTCTACAGTTGGGGAAGGGACGACGATAAACGCGATCAAATGGATTCGCTAG
- a CDS encoding PP2C family protein-serine/threonine phosphatase produces the protein MKKVDVSLHGMYKSILEGYLLTSSEHSLYEAQKFSRELIKESLSPEEMVNLHVTVVQELIPNLPNEVLVANELLLEVMVGYGLAYREHQSLRDRQKQLDSEFAVAAEMQQELLPKRVPILESLDIGMKSVAASLVSGDYYHFNEDDEWHLGVAVADIIGKGVPAALCMSMIKYAMDSLPEQRLQPGALLENLNRVVEQNISSNMFITMIYGSYDLRNHIFHYSGAGHEPGFYYEARSGQFVDLATKGLVLGLTKKAKFHEYEKKIEVGDLLVLLSDGVTECRTENGFLERIEVTKLIKKYIDLPAQEIVENVYYDLERLQNFELKDDFTLMIIKREV, from the coding sequence ATGAAAAAAGTTGATGTTAGCTTACATGGGATGTATAAATCAATACTAGAGGGGTATTTGCTTACAAGTAGTGAGCATTCTCTGTATGAAGCCCAAAAGTTTTCTAGGGAGTTAATAAAAGAAAGTTTGTCTCCTGAAGAAATGGTTAATTTACATGTTACCGTTGTTCAAGAGTTAATCCCCAACTTACCCAATGAAGTGCTGGTTGCTAATGAATTGCTACTTGAGGTTATGGTTGGTTACGGGCTGGCTTACAGGGAACATCAAAGCTTACGAGATCGCCAAAAGCAACTAGATTCAGAATTTGCCGTAGCAGCGGAAATGCAACAAGAGCTTCTGCCTAAGAGGGTCCCGATACTAGAGTCATTGGATATTGGGATGAAGAGTGTTGCTGCTAGTTTAGTTAGTGGTGATTACTATCATTTCAATGAGGACGATGAATGGCATTTAGGTGTGGCAGTAGCTGATATCATAGGAAAAGGCGTTCCTGCTGCCTTATGTATGTCAATGATTAAATACGCTATGGATAGCTTGCCTGAGCAACGGTTACAGCCCGGTGCACTCTTAGAAAATTTAAACAGAGTAGTTGAACAAAATATTAGTTCCAATATGTTTATAACGATGATTTACGGATCATATGATCTTCGCAATCATATCTTCCACTATTCAGGAGCTGGACATGAGCCTGGTTTTTATTACGAAGCTAGATCTGGTCAATTTGTGGACTTGGCGACAAAGGGACTTGTCCTAGGTTTAACGAAAAAAGCAAAATTTCACGAGTATGAAAAGAAGATAGAAGTAGGTGATCTACTAGTGCTTCTTTCCGATGGTGTTACAGAGTGTAGAACGGAAAATGGTTTCTTAGAAAGAATCGAAGTGACTAAGTTAATAAAAAAATATATCGACCTACCAGCACAAGAAATCGTCGAAAATGTTTATTATGATCTAGAACGACTCCAAAATTTTGAATTAAAGGATGATTTTACTCTGATGATTATTAAAAGGGAAGTTTAA
- a CDS encoding STAS domain-containing protein — translation MNLEVNHIEKEEKHYLYLNGEVDVYTSEKLKNALLPLTENKGNEVIVDFSQVNYIDSTGLGIFIGALKATHKHGSSIKLIGMIGRVRRLFNITGLDEVISIEESTREEAK, via the coding sequence ATGAATTTAGAAGTTAACCACATAGAAAAAGAAGAAAAACATTACTTATATTTGAATGGAGAAGTTGATGTTTACACTTCAGAAAAATTAAAAAATGCTTTACTGCCGTTAACTGAAAACAAAGGCAATGAAGTGATCGTCGATTTTTCTCAAGTTAATTATATCGATAGTACGGGGTTAGGCATTTTTATTGGAGCTTTAAAGGCTACTCATAAACATGGTAGTTCTATTAAGTTAATTGGAATGATAGGAAGAGTACGACGATTGTTCAATATTACTGGGTTAGATGAAGTGATTAGCATCGAGGAAAGTACGAGGGAGGAAGCGAAGTGA